CGATTTCGAGCAGGCGGTGGCCGACACGTTGGGAAGCGCCACGGCACTGCGCTACGCCTGCCCGCAACCAGGAGGAAGCACCACGGCCCAGCACGTCTCTTTGGTGGCCCCGCGCAAGCACACGCCTCCCACCAATGGTTCAGACAGCTACACTTTTGAAAATTTTCTAACAAATAAAAAAAATTACTTTCCCTACGCCTCGGCCCGTGAGGCCATCGCTGCGCCGGGGAAAAAATACAACCCCCTCGTCCTGAGCGGCGGCTCCGGAACCGGCAAAACCCATCTCTTAAAAGCGATGGCCCAGGCCTTTCGCGATCGGTTTCCGGAACAAAAAATTCTCTATTTTACGGTCGACGATCTGCACACCTTTTACAAAGAGGCCGGTGGGGATATGGCCCGGAGTTCCCTGATCGCCTCCCACCTCTTGCTGATCGATGACCTGCAGTCGCTGCAGTTGTACAACTACCTGCAAACCGAATTGCTGCTCATTTTCAACGCCCAATACGAACAAAGCGGCCAACTCGCCTTTGCCTGCCGCGGCAAACTCCCGGAATGCGGTTTTTTGGAACCAACGTTGCTTTCCCGTCTGGAATGGGGGCTGATGGTCCATCTCAAGACCCCGGACCTGGAGCTCCGCGTCCAATATCTGCACACCGCTAACCAAAAAAAGCGCCTCGGCCTCAGCCGGAGGCACATCTTGCTCCTCGGGCAACACTTTAAAGATTTTAGGTACTTACAAGGTGTAATAACAAAGCTCTGCGCCTATAAGGAACTCATTTCCCCTGAACTCAACGACGAGGCGCTGTTTCAGATCATCGGCAGCCTGGATTCCAGCAAACCAACAGCCGTGTCTCCCGAACACATCTTCACCATCGTCGCCACCCATTTTGGGATCACCTACCAGGACCTGCGCGGGGCAAGGCGTCTGCGGAGCATTGTTTTTGCCCGGCAAATAGCCATGGCCCTGTGTCGTTCGGAACTGGGGCTGTCCTACCCCCAGATTGGGCGACTCTTTGGGGGTCGCGACCACACCACCGTCATGCACGGTATAAAAAAAGTACAAAAATTACAGAAAATTAACCATGAAACGAACACACTTTTCAACACTTTGAAACACCAATGTCACAGTTTGGCTGAACAACACCCCTGACCCCTTGCCCGGTGTGCGATATGTCACCATACTGTTCACATCTTTTACAAGAAAAAAATAAATATTTTTAGGAACTTAAATAAGAAATGC
The sequence above is drawn from the Desulfohalobium retbaense DSM 5692 genome and encodes:
- a CDS encoding DnaA ATPase domain-containing protein yields the protein MSANKPVWHLPAHELKSIVRSHLAQTRSETEIRRWFDPLDFTVRSQPFTLVIGFPHAFFHDPFIAAFQTDFEQAVADTLGSATALRYACPQPGGSTTAQHVSLVAPRKHTPPTNGSDSYTFENFLTNKKNYFPYASAREAIAAPGKKYNPLVLSGGSGTGKTHLLKAMAQAFRDRFPEQKILYFTVDDLHTFYKEAGGDMARSSLIASHLLLIDDLQSLQLYNYLQTELLLIFNAQYEQSGQLAFACRGKLPECGFLEPTLLSRLEWGLMVHLKTPDLELRVQYLHTANQKKRLGLSRRHILLLGQHFKDFRYLQGVITKLCAYKELISPELNDEALFQIIGSLDSSKPTAVSPEHIFTIVATHFGITYQDLRGARRLRSIVFARQIAMALCRSELGLSYPQIGRLFGGRDHTTVMHGIKKVQKLQKINHETNTLFNTLKHQCHSLAEQHP